The Anaerolineales bacterium genomic interval CGGGAGATGTTGCGTTAGCATGCGAGGGTTTCAATCGGAAGAATCATTACCGTCGCGAGACTCCCTGTGACCAGGATTTTCTGCGCAAGTTGGCGCGGCAGACAAAACCGGATCGACTCCATGAATGGTTCAACCGTGAAGTTCCCCGTTGTCTAAGGAAGCTGAAGCTGTTTGATCCGGAGGGTCTTTTCATTGGAGACGGGACCTACGTGTTTGTCCCCGATAACAAGGCTTACGAGGGATCGGTCGTTCTGCTATTTGATGAGCACAATCATCCGGTGGATCCCCAGAAAGTGGATCTGTCGGACAAACGCTACCACTGGGAACGCTGCTACAAGATGGTATCGATCATCCACACGAATCGGGCGCTTGATTATTTTCTTTATGTGGCCGTGAAGCTGGTGTCGGGGAAGACGCACGAGTCACCCATTCTCTATGAACTGGTGGGGGATTTTGTTAAGACGATGGGGCGCGGGGTTATGAAGGTCTTGATTTTGGACCGAGGGTTTATCGATGGCCCCTCGATTGGGAAATGCAAGAAGGACTATGGCGTTGATGTCATCATGCCATTGCGCAAGAACATGGATTTGTACAAGGACGCGGTAGGATTGACGCGAGTCCCGGATTTCGTCTGGGAACGATATGAGGAGCCTGTGGCGGAATCCCGGCCGGTTGTCGTTCGGCCGCCAGCCATTGAGAAGCGTGAGGCGGCGCGTCAAAGGACGCTGGCGCTTCGGAAAGGACAACGGCTTCAATCTGCTGCCAAGCCCACGCGGCCGGTGCAACCCCGGCGCGCAAGCTTCGTAGGAACCCTGGAAAAAGCCTATACGTGGCAGGAATGCCCGGTACCGTTGAACGCGATCATAAACCGAGAGATTAACGAGCAGGGGAAAGAAGATTTTTGGGTATTGGTGACGACGCGGTTAGGAAAGCCGAGCCGAGATGTTCGGACGCTTTATGGGCTTCGAACAGCCATTGAAGAACGGCATCGTCAGATCAAATGTTTTTGGGATCTGACAGATTTCAAGTCCCGCAGTTTCGCGCTGGTTCTCAACCAGGTGGTTTTCCTGGCGCTGACATATACTTTGCTGCAAGTGCATTTATATCTGCGCCAACGGGCCGAATTGAACCGGGTGACGAGGCCGCGGCTTCTTCAGATGTTGACGCCTACGGTGTCGGTCATCATCGTCTATTATCAGAG includes:
- a CDS encoding transposase, producing the protein MDLIVFEQDRPFILRSLRSGDFDYIEAANEVAEADFFRDLFKRKVIADLAESYPTPRQKEEVPLWLYVASEISMKLHGSNSHYSYPHIIRCGGLLEALGPALARKITDKKTGDVALACEGFNRKNHYRRETPCDQDFLRKLARQTKPDRLHEWFNREVPRCLRKLKLFDPEGLFIGDGTYVFVPDNKAYEGSVVLLFDEHNHPVDPQKVDLSDKRYHWERCYKMVSIIHTNRALDYFLYVAVKLVSGKTHESPILYELVGDFVKTMGRGVMKVLILDRGFIDGPSIGKCKKDYGVDVIMPLRKNMDLYKDAVGLTRVPDFVWERYEEPVAESRPVVVRPPAIEKREAARQRTLALRKGQRLQSAAKPTRPVQPRRASFVGTLEKAYTWQECPVPLNAIINREINEQGKEDFWVLVTTRLGKPSRDVRTLYGLRTAIEERHRQIKCFWDLTDFKSRSFALVLNQVVFLALTYTLLQVHLYLRQRAELNRVTRPRLLQMLTPTVSVIIVYYQRRFARLTIGEYSQILLTVEGEAKQKLLAKIRRLKDGLEPNLLNPRPPP